In Bacillus sp. Cs-700, one genomic interval encodes:
- a CDS encoding spore gernimation protein GerPD, whose protein sequence is MNYTVINRGLSVGHVDITAVASSSVFLVGDTESIVCSSIFDTPPESLIISRPFVPLSTS, encoded by the coding sequence GTGAATTACACCGTTATTAATAGGGGGTTATCAGTTGGTCATGTTGATATTACGGCGGTCGCAAGTTCTTCTGTATTTCTAGTAGGTGACACCGAATCGATTGTTTGCTCATCTATTTTTGATACGCCTCCGGAATCTTTAATCATCTCAAGACCTTTTGTACCGCTATCAACGTCATAA
- a CDS encoding DinB family protein, whose product MNDSQVLKQFTFWRYRTIQALDAVTEEQADCLPEGFTNTVRWNLGHILVTAEFALDRFTGMEKSLPGNFSPLFKAGTRPEQWAESPPSLAEIKYYLLEQINLIKELEGKLRDPLQHEFSIGSYLELETIGELLLFLMNHENLHLGTISGIKRAQGIKELWKKASV is encoded by the coding sequence ATGAATGATTCGCAAGTGTTAAAGCAATTTACGTTTTGGCGCTATCGTACAATTCAAGCGCTGGATGCTGTCACAGAAGAACAAGCTGATTGTCTTCCGGAAGGTTTTACGAATACGGTTCGATGGAATTTAGGACATATTCTCGTGACGGCTGAATTTGCTTTAGATCGCTTTACAGGTATGGAAAAGAGCCTGCCAGGAAATTTCTCACCATTATTTAAAGCGGGTACGCGACCTGAGCAATGGGCGGAATCACCGCCTTCACTTGCAGAAATAAAATATTACTTGTTAGAGCAAATTAACCTTATAAAGGAGTTGGAAGGTAAACTTCGCGATCCGCTTCAACATGAATTTTCAATAGGCTCTTATTTGGAACTCGAGACAATTGGAGAACTTTTATTATTTCTAATGAATCACGAGAATCTTCATCTTGGAACAATTAGTGGCATTAAACGAGCTCAAGGCATAAAAGAACTTTGGAAAAAAGCATCTGTATGA
- a CDS encoding spore germination protein has protein sequence MPAIVGAIKVNTIGSSGVFHVGDVFIVSPTSAIRTFAGGGSFNTGDALNVSSSYSVTSVNDSDVADQNVVANI, from the coding sequence ATGCCGGCAATCGTCGGAGCTATTAAAGTAAACACGATCGGAAGTAGTGGTGTTTTCCACGTCGGCGATGTCTTTATTGTATCTCCAACCAGTGCCATAAGAACCTTTGCAGGTGGAGGGTCTTTTAATACTGGGGATGCCTTAAACGTGAGCAGCTCTTATAGCGTGACAAGTGTAAACGATAGTGATGTTGCGGATCAAAATGTTGTTGCGAATATATAA
- a CDS encoding spore germination protein GerPE, giving the protein MYSRSSLVNWVYVTSLDSSGIVQIGDSNQITPETKIYALQREQPIFDGNEVEDLTQFPIYSQPLPLPLLTEDLRQTTIHENPIIKVGSIRITGIAASSVLHVGSTRTIRTEARVKHNREYFSDPYADED; this is encoded by the coding sequence ATGTATAGCCGATCCTCGCTTGTAAACTGGGTTTATGTCACCTCACTCGATAGTAGTGGCATTGTGCAAATTGGTGATAGCAATCAAATTACACCTGAAACAAAAATTTATGCCTTACAAAGAGAACAACCCATATTTGATGGCAATGAAGTTGAAGACCTGACACAATTCCCAATTTACTCACAACCCCTGCCCCTTCCTCTTCTTACTGAAGATCTAAGGCAAACGACGATACATGAGAATCCAATTATTAAAGTTGGTAGCATACGTATCACAGGTATCGCTGCGTCATCTGTTCTTCACGTAGGATCTACAAGAACGATTCGCACAGAAGCTCGAGTAAAACATAACCGCGAGTATTTCTCGGATCCTTATGCAGATGAAGATTAA
- the adhP gene encoding alcohol dehydrogenase AdhP, which produces MKAAVVHAFKEPLSVKNVDKPIIGHGEILVRIKACGVCHTDLHAAHGDWPVKPKLPLIPGHEGAGIIEEIGDGVTHLKVGDRVGVPWLYSACGHCEYCLTGRETLCKEQQNAGYSVDGGYAQYCKADADYAVKIPDNLSFEEVAPIFCAGVTTYKALKVTEAKPGQWVGIYGVGGLGHVAVQYAKAMGLHVVAVDTHNEKLALAKELGADLTVNPLEENSAEFIQREIGGAHSTVCTAVSKPAFSEAYAAVRRGGSVVAVGLPPEEMPIPIFDTVLNGVKVIGSIVGTRKDLMEALQFAAEGKVKTIIETRPLEEINQIFEELENGDINGRVVLTFE; this is translated from the coding sequence ATGAAAGCAGCCGTTGTACATGCATTTAAAGAGCCCTTATCTGTTAAAAATGTGGACAAACCTATTATTGGTCATGGTGAAATATTAGTGCGTATTAAAGCATGTGGCGTGTGTCATACGGATTTACATGCTGCACACGGAGATTGGCCAGTAAAACCTAAACTACCGCTTATCCCTGGTCATGAAGGTGCAGGAATTATTGAGGAAATAGGAGACGGCGTAACACATTTGAAGGTAGGAGACCGCGTTGGTGTACCGTGGCTCTACTCTGCGTGTGGCCACTGTGAGTATTGCTTGACTGGACGCGAAACGCTTTGTAAAGAGCAACAAAATGCTGGCTATTCTGTAGATGGTGGCTATGCACAGTATTGCAAAGCAGATGCTGATTACGCAGTTAAAATTCCAGATAACTTAAGCTTTGAAGAAGTAGCGCCAATCTTTTGTGCAGGAGTTACAACTTACAAAGCTCTGAAAGTGACGGAGGCAAAGCCTGGGCAGTGGGTCGGTATTTATGGAGTTGGTGGCTTAGGACACGTTGCTGTTCAATACGCGAAAGCGATGGGACTTCACGTCGTTGCTGTTGATACGCATAATGAAAAGCTTGCTTTAGCAAAAGAACTTGGCGCAGATCTTACAGTGAATCCTCTAGAAGAAAACTCAGCAGAATTTATTCAACGAGAAATTGGAGGGGCCCATAGTACAGTTTGTACAGCTGTTTCTAAGCCCGCTTTTAGTGAAGCTTACGCAGCTGTTCGCCGAGGTGGTAGTGTCGTTGCCGTTGGATTACCACCAGAGGAGATGCCGATTCCTATTTTTGATACGGTCCTAAATGGAGTGAAAGTAATTGGTTCTATTGTTGGGACGCGTAAGGATTTAATGGAAGCTCTCCAATTTGCTGCTGAAGGAAAAGTGAAAACGATCATTGAGACTCGTCCGCTAGAAGAGATTAATCAAATTTTTGAAGAACTCGAAAATGGAGACATTAATGGAAGAGTTGTTCTTACGTTCGAATAA
- a CDS encoding M48 family metallopeptidase, whose translation MKKTYTLEWKIQYTEHITFKKELCDSRMNHSKQLTSTSETSLFIILLVFSILTYIFLFFSVIGIVIIALLWLISFFSHGLFLGQIRSNGVKITDNQYPQINQKVYDLCKEMNIFKIPSVYVVESAGILNAFATRLLGRNFVVLYSDIFELIEEGAEDEVTFILAHELAHIKRNHILKQILLLPGNVVPFLGSAYSRACEYTCDRMGAYFIENGECAGNGLMILAVGKRLYQSVNKDAYIMQLQSERSFFVWLSELLSTHPPLPKRIAAVETFMYMREETHFPAPRKKIVILSLIIFLFFVGGVGSAVVASEVIIPSLSSVFEEESVFDDGEVTGITPLMEAIMSEDEAEFQSLISTGNLEATDSDGWNALHYAAEYPEDEKMLETLLDLGMDPNQHDHYGMTPLMVSSQNGFVSKVEHLLVAGADPNLEDQEGWTPLIYIAYMEPTNRNDLYEMLLAAGADPFKEDEAGYTAIDYARDAGNEADVKLLSQ comes from the coding sequence ATGAAAAAAACATATACACTCGAATGGAAAATTCAGTATACTGAACATATCACTTTTAAAAAGGAATTATGTGACAGTAGAATGAATCACTCCAAACAATTAACTTCAACCTCTGAAACATCTCTATTTATTATTTTATTAGTATTTAGTATTCTTACTTATATTTTCTTGTTTTTTTCAGTTATTGGAATCGTGATTATTGCACTATTATGGTTGATTTCCTTTTTTAGCCATGGCCTTTTTCTTGGTCAAATCAGAAGCAATGGAGTAAAGATAACTGACAACCAGTACCCTCAAATCAATCAAAAGGTTTATGATCTATGTAAGGAAATGAATATTTTTAAGATTCCGAGTGTCTATGTAGTGGAATCGGCAGGGATCTTGAATGCATTTGCGACGCGGCTATTAGGTCGTAATTTTGTTGTACTCTATTCAGATATCTTTGAACTGATTGAAGAAGGTGCTGAGGATGAAGTGACGTTTATTCTTGCTCATGAGCTCGCTCATATTAAACGAAATCACATTTTAAAACAAATCCTTCTTTTACCAGGTAATGTCGTTCCTTTTCTAGGTTCAGCCTATTCTAGAGCATGTGAATATACATGTGATCGAATGGGGGCGTATTTCATTGAAAATGGAGAGTGTGCAGGGAACGGATTAATGATTCTTGCGGTAGGCAAGCGCTTATACCAAAGTGTGAACAAAGATGCTTACATCATGCAACTCCAATCTGAGAGAAGCTTTTTTGTTTGGTTAAGTGAATTGTTGTCGACCCATCCACCACTACCTAAACGAATAGCTGCAGTAGAGACATTTATGTATATGCGGGAAGAAACGCATTTTCCTGCTCCTCGAAAGAAAATAGTCATTCTTTCACTAATCATTTTTCTTTTCTTTGTAGGTGGAGTTGGATCAGCTGTAGTTGCATCGGAAGTGATTATTCCGTCCCTTTCCTCAGTATTTGAGGAGGAAAGCGTGTTTGATGATGGGGAGGTTACCGGCATTACCCCACTTATGGAAGCCATTATGTCAGAAGATGAAGCGGAATTTCAGTCGCTGATCTCAACCGGCAATCTGGAGGCAACGGATTCTGACGGTTGGAATGCACTTCATTATGCAGCGGAATATCCGGAAGATGAAAAAATGCTTGAAACGCTCCTGGATCTTGGAATGGATCCTAATCAACATGATCATTATGGTATGACCCCGCTCATGGTTTCAAGTCAAAATGGCTTTGTTTCTAAAGTTGAGCATTTACTTGTCGCTGGAGCAGATCCAAATCTTGAAGATCAGGAAGGGTGGACCCCACTAATTTATATCGCTTACATGGAGCCAACCAATCGTAACGATCTTTATGAAATGCTTCTTGCAGCTGGTGCAGACCCTTTCAAGGAAGATGAAGCAGGTTATACTGCAATTGACTATGCACGAGATGCGGGAAATGAAGCAGACGTTAAGTTATTATCTCAATAA
- a CDS encoding PBP1A family penicillin-binding protein: MGKKMNEEPHTGKKEGLRKKKRFARNVLLTAAFLMVFVLTFGGYQTYAYINEAPTLEGNKLSLPQSSTLFDAEGNKITDIVGKEHRKVVSFDEIPEHVVNAFIAVEDVRYWDHNGVDIKRIGGAVVANIQDGFGAEGASTITQQVVKNMLLEPEKTVKRKVQEAYLAMELEKQYSKEEILEMYLNKIYFGQGAYGVATAAETYFNKSLEELTTAEAALLAGLPQRPSGYDPYKHPDIATDRRATVLSLMEQHGFISVQEREEAASVAIEDTIVEKKNQSTTNDAFIDQVIDDLEKAGIPEDALYSGGLEIHTTLDAQAQEIVDESLTTNQVVEYPDEEFRAGISLVDTQSGAIRAIGGNRQTGEDDVQKGFNYATQLERSPGSTIKPILDYAPGIEKLKWSTNQQFIDEELELNGKEFSNWNDEFQGSVSIREALQWSYNIPAIKAFMEVGGEEAQSFAEKLGISIEETYPAYAIGGFANGISPLQLSGAYAAFGSGGTFHEPYSVEKVVYPNGKEMQLSSEPEKAMSEGTAYMITDMLRTVVKEGTGMQAAVKGLDIAGKTGTTSLEEGIHGDGVSDAWFSGYTTNYTAAVWTGYDKTTQNAYIHKEDDDIAKLLFQHVMSEVSKGKDTPDFEQPDSVEEIEIDKTSGLRANNATPSSNIIKELYFKGEEPKKAPLPKKKEPLNDSENDQTDKKRETEKTADNAAKEKKQPEKKVEEKPQPKPNNSVKEKEKEEEKQKPKKQKEPEVKQEEQNKPEEKKEEQNKPEEPSTDPVESSESDNPGNADGESTEENGTTPDPNNSETGNGDSGNEETSEDETGTEENGDNSGNADQSDDTGGGTTGSNSSSGTNDDSGSSEEGEESEPVESEEASEPSESPENKPSEEETSSSQKTNDSTVEEKKKENPTE, encoded by the coding sequence ATGGGGAAAAAAATGAACGAAGAACCACATACAGGGAAAAAAGAAGGGTTAAGGAAAAAGAAGCGTTTTGCTCGAAATGTATTATTAACAGCAGCTTTTTTAATGGTGTTTGTCTTAACTTTTGGGGGTTACCAAACGTATGCGTACATTAACGAAGCACCAACGCTTGAAGGAAATAAATTAAGCTTACCGCAATCTTCTACTTTATTTGATGCTGAAGGAAACAAAATAACTGACATCGTCGGGAAAGAACATCGGAAGGTTGTTTCATTTGATGAAATTCCTGAACATGTCGTGAATGCTTTTATTGCAGTTGAAGATGTAAGGTATTGGGATCACAACGGTGTTGATATTAAACGAATTGGTGGAGCCGTTGTCGCAAATATCCAAGATGGGTTTGGGGCAGAAGGAGCAAGTACGATTACACAACAGGTCGTTAAAAATATGCTTCTTGAACCTGAAAAGACCGTAAAACGTAAAGTACAGGAAGCTTACCTTGCAATGGAATTAGAAAAGCAGTATTCCAAAGAAGAAATTTTAGAAATGTATTTAAATAAAATTTATTTTGGTCAGGGAGCCTATGGCGTTGCAACGGCAGCTGAGACATATTTTAATAAGTCACTTGAAGAGTTAACAACGGCTGAAGCTGCTTTATTAGCGGGACTTCCACAGCGTCCGTCTGGATATGATCCATATAAACATCCGGACATCGCAACTGATCGTCGGGCCACGGTACTAAGCTTAATGGAGCAACATGGGTTTATTTCTGTTCAAGAACGTGAAGAGGCGGCTTCTGTCGCTATTGAAGACACAATTGTAGAGAAGAAAAATCAGTCTACAACGAACGATGCTTTTATTGATCAAGTGATCGATGATTTAGAGAAAGCAGGTATCCCTGAAGATGCTCTTTATTCAGGAGGATTAGAAATTCATACAACGTTAGACGCTCAAGCACAGGAAATTGTCGACGAGTCGCTTACAACAAATCAAGTAGTTGAATACCCCGATGAGGAATTTAGAGCGGGTATTTCTCTTGTTGATACTCAGTCTGGTGCTATTCGTGCCATAGGTGGCAATCGTCAAACCGGGGAAGACGACGTGCAAAAAGGGTTTAATTATGCAACGCAATTAGAACGTTCACCAGGTTCTACGATCAAGCCAATTCTTGATTATGCACCAGGTATAGAAAAACTTAAATGGTCAACAAATCAACAGTTTATCGATGAAGAACTTGAATTGAATGGAAAAGAATTTAGTAATTGGAATGACGAGTTTCAAGGCAGTGTTTCAATTCGAGAAGCACTACAATGGTCTTATAATATTCCTGCTATTAAAGCATTTATGGAAGTTGGAGGAGAAGAAGCGCAAAGCTTTGCTGAGAAACTTGGCATTTCAATTGAAGAAACATATCCGGCCTATGCAATCGGTGGCTTTGCGAATGGAATCTCACCTTTACAGCTTTCAGGAGCGTATGCGGCGTTTGGTTCTGGCGGAACTTTTCACGAACCTTATAGTGTAGAGAAAGTAGTCTATCCAAACGGAAAAGAAATGCAACTTTCCTCAGAACCTGAAAAAGCAATGAGTGAAGGAACAGCTTATATGATTACAGATATGTTACGAACCGTCGTTAAAGAAGGGACGGGCATGCAGGCAGCTGTCAAAGGGTTAGATATAGCCGGAAAGACGGGAACAACGAGTCTTGAAGAAGGCATTCATGGAGATGGTGTATCAGACGCATGGTTCTCTGGATATACAACAAACTACACTGCAGCAGTTTGGACCGGATACGATAAAACCACTCAAAATGCTTACATTCATAAAGAAGATGATGACATTGCAAAATTGTTATTCCAACATGTAATGAGTGAAGTATCAAAAGGAAAAGATACGCCAGATTTTGAACAGCCTGATTCAGTTGAAGAGATTGAAATTGATAAAACATCTGGACTACGTGCAAATAATGCAACGCCTTCATCAAATATTATTAAAGAACTTTATTTTAAAGGAGAAGAGCCGAAAAAAGCTCCTTTGCCTAAAAAGAAAGAACCATTAAATGATAGTGAAAATGATCAAACCGATAAGAAACGCGAGACCGAAAAAACTGCAGATAACGCTGCAAAAGAAAAAAAGCAACCTGAGAAAAAAGTAGAAGAAAAGCCACAGCCAAAACCAAATAATTCTGTAAAGGAAAAAGAAAAGGAAGAGGAAAAGCAAAAACCTAAGAAACAGAAAGAGCCGGAAGTAAAACAAGAGGAACAAAATAAACCAGAAGAAAAAAAGGAAGAACAGAATAAACCAGAAGAGCCATCAACCGATCCAGTAGAAAGTTCAGAGTCCGATAACCCTGGAAATGCTGATGGTGAGAGTACCGAAGAAAACGGGACGACACCAGATCCAAATAATAGTGAAACAGGTAATGGAGACTCAGGTAATGAAGAAACGAGTGAAGATGAAACTGGTACCGAAGAAAATGGTGACAACTCAGGAAACGCTGATCAGTCTGACGATACGGGAGGAGGTACGACTGGCAGTAACTCCTCATCAGGTACAAATGATGACAGCGGAAGTAGTGAAGAAGGCGAGGAGTCAGAACCTGTGGAAAGTGAAGAAGCAAGTGAACCATCAGAAAGTCCAGAAAATAAGCCTTCTGAAGAAGAGACTTCCTCTTCTCAGAAGACCAACGATTCTACTGTAGAAGAAAAAAAGAAAGAAAATCCAACTGAATAA
- the aceA gene encoding isocitrate lyase, with protein sequence MTKQTAASLQENWKQERFKGIERPYSPEEVLRLQGSIQIEYTLAKRGSERLWKLVNEEDFVNALGALTGNQAVQQVKAGLKAIYLSGWQVAADANVSGQMYPDQSLYPVNSVPQVVKRINQALQRADQIEHSEGIHDRDWFVPIVADAEAGFGGALNVFELMKSMIEAGAAAVHFEDQLSSEKKCGHLGGKVLLPTQQAVKNLISARLAADVMGVPTLIIARTDANAANLITSDVDKYDGEFLTGERTPEGFFYTKPGLDQAIARGLAYAPYADLIWCETSEPNLEEAQKFANAIHERFPGKLLAYNCSPSFNWKKKLDDETIAKFQRELGKMGYKFQFVTLAGFHALNHSMFELARDYKDNGMAAYSRLQQAEFASEADGYSATRHQREVGTGYFDTVSQVITGGTSSTTALKGSTEEEQFTSTK encoded by the coding sequence ATGACAAAGCAAACGGCAGCATCACTTCAAGAAAATTGGAAGCAAGAACGTTTTAAAGGAATCGAACGTCCATATTCACCTGAGGAAGTGTTGAGGTTGCAGGGATCCATTCAAATTGAGTACACCCTTGCAAAGAGAGGGTCAGAAAGGTTATGGAAGCTCGTTAACGAAGAGGATTTTGTTAACGCGCTAGGTGCTCTTACTGGTAACCAGGCAGTTCAGCAGGTGAAGGCTGGCTTAAAAGCCATATACTTAAGCGGTTGGCAAGTAGCCGCAGATGCGAATGTATCAGGTCAAATGTATCCTGACCAAAGTTTGTATCCTGTAAACAGCGTACCACAAGTTGTAAAACGAATTAATCAAGCGCTCCAACGAGCGGATCAAATTGAACATTCAGAGGGTATTCATGATCGAGATTGGTTTGTGCCAATTGTGGCTGATGCTGAAGCCGGTTTTGGTGGGGCGCTAAATGTTTTTGAACTTATGAAGTCCATGATTGAAGCAGGTGCAGCTGCTGTCCACTTTGAGGATCAACTTTCTTCAGAGAAGAAATGTGGTCACCTTGGAGGAAAGGTTCTTCTTCCAACACAGCAGGCCGTGAAAAATTTAATTTCAGCACGTTTAGCAGCAGATGTGATGGGCGTACCCACGTTAATCATTGCGCGGACGGATGCGAATGCAGCTAACTTAATTACGAGCGATGTTGATAAATATGATGGTGAATTTTTAACAGGTGAACGCACTCCTGAAGGCTTTTTCTACACGAAACCAGGTCTTGACCAGGCGATTGCAAGAGGCCTTGCTTATGCGCCGTACGCTGATCTTATCTGGTGTGAAACGTCTGAACCTAATTTGGAAGAAGCTCAGAAATTCGCAAATGCTATACATGAGCGTTTCCCTGGGAAATTGCTAGCTTACAACTGTTCGCCTTCTTTTAACTGGAAAAAGAAGTTGGATGATGAAACGATCGCTAAATTCCAACGCGAATTAGGTAAGATGGGCTATAAGTTCCAATTTGTTACACTTGCTGGTTTCCATGCGCTCAATCACAGCATGTTCGAACTTGCACGAGACTATAAGGATAATGGAATGGCAGCTTACTCAAGACTTCAGCAAGCAGAATTTGCTAGTGAGGCAGATGGTTACTCTGCTACAAGACACCAGCGTGAGGTTGGAACAGGTTACTTTGATACTGTATCACAGGTTATTACAGGAGGAACATCTTCTACGACTGCTTTAAAAGGTTCAACAGAAGAAGAGCAGTTTACTTCAACGAAATAA
- a CDS encoding spore germination protein, which yields MPSIVGPVKINSAGGVVNFGDSFNTTPKSTSKTYAGSGGFNTGDFHIVNNGFSLTNSLDPDVADENITANN from the coding sequence ATGCCTTCAATTGTAGGACCAGTTAAAATTAATAGCGCAGGTGGAGTCGTTAACTTTGGCGACAGTTTTAACACCACACCGAAATCAACTTCTAAAACATATGCTGGTTCAGGAGGATTCAATACAGGGGACTTTCATATTGTAAACAATGGATTCAGCTTAACAAATTCGCTTGATCCAGACGTTGCCGATGAAAACATCACTGCTAACAATTAG
- the gerPC gene encoding spore germination protein GerPC, producing MYPNDNFYAILQRMQQSIEQQNNRIKMLEDMIDELRDNCNELSKSPRTNIEKIEYKFDQLKIERLDGTLNIGLTPNGGADVLDDFTVNGGNGMNSSNVPPEAIQSIQQNVQSYMQNGALQKLGELEKTYQYPLDDPYRHFILNDIQKQLDQRINYYVSQQATRSPDGNIEKLVEDVSAKIKRDISNGMEAFLKNLPGRSDLK from the coding sequence ATGTATCCAAACGATAATTTCTACGCGATCTTACAGCGGATGCAACAAAGCATTGAACAACAAAACAATCGTATCAAGATGCTTGAAGATATGATTGATGAGTTAAGAGATAATTGCAATGAATTATCTAAATCCCCAAGAACCAATATCGAAAAAATCGAATACAAATTCGATCAATTAAAAATTGAAAGACTGGATGGTACATTAAATATTGGTCTAACACCTAATGGAGGGGCCGATGTGCTTGATGACTTCACCGTAAATGGCGGAAATGGGATGAATTCTTCTAATGTTCCACCTGAAGCAATCCAATCAATTCAACAGAATGTGCAGTCGTATATGCAAAATGGTGCGTTACAAAAATTAGGCGAATTAGAAAAGACATATCAGTATCCACTCGATGACCCGTACCGCCACTTTATTTTAAATGACATTCAAAAGCAGCTTGATCAAAGAATTAATTATTATGTGAGCCAACAAGCGACGCGCTCACCTGACGGAAATATAGAGAAACTAGTAGAAGATGTATCAGCAAAAATCAAGCGAGACATCTCAAACGGTATGGAAGCTTTCCTGAAAAATTTACCTGGAAGGAGTGATTTAAAGTGA
- a CDS encoding glycine/sarcosine/betaine reductase selenoprotein B family protein — MIEKVEQAVQQNWVPSFRYEKNETSPFTPFNKDLSNAKGALISTGGFYVKGQTPFNDNFGLGDPSYREIPVSTSLKDLSISHEHYDQTNARQDANVLFPLDVMKELQEEGRIGELAETHYSFMGYIPTPHPLKNVTAQEVAQKLLKENVDFALLVPS; from the coding sequence ATGATTGAAAAAGTCGAACAAGCAGTTCAACAAAATTGGGTACCCTCTTTTCGTTACGAAAAGAATGAAACGAGCCCCTTTACACCGTTTAATAAAGACTTAAGTAATGCCAAAGGTGCTTTAATCTCAACTGGTGGCTTTTATGTAAAAGGACAAACACCGTTTAATGATAACTTTGGACTTGGTGACCCATCCTATCGTGAGATTCCTGTTTCAACTTCATTAAAAGATCTTTCTATATCACATGAGCACTATGATCAAACAAATGCGAGGCAAGATGCAAACGTCCTTTTCCCTCTTGATGTCATGAAAGAACTTCAAGAAGAAGGACGTATCGGTGAACTTGCCGAAACGCACTATAGCTTTATGGGATATATCCCAACACCTCACCCACTAAAAAATGTGACAGCTCAAGAGGTGGCGCAAAAATTACTTAAAGAAAACGTAGACTTCGCTTTGTTGGTGCCTTCCTGA
- a CDS encoding spore germination protein GerPB has translation MNFFVNQNIVIHQLRVDGISNSSVLQIGSAGMIKPLSNLYNTGGYTEPAPDLPSAQTSETTPYVPLAPPT, from the coding sequence GTGAATTTCTTTGTGAACCAAAACATCGTCATTCACCAGCTAAGAGTCGATGGAATCTCGAATTCTTCCGTTCTCCAAATTGGCAGTGCTGGTATGATTAAACCACTTTCGAACCTATATAACACGGGGGGATATACCGAACCCGCTCCTGACCTCCCAAGTGCACAAACTTCTGAAACAACACCATATGTACCATTAGCTCCTCCAACATAA
- a CDS encoding superoxide dismutase — protein sequence MSDKLLEWGYLLRDRVLASKAHDQLKSPLLRQTEKWLDDMQRSEERFDGDQEKAWYEVAQNLYDQWRNLQENTTSVPIGEHTLPPLPYKYNALEPAISARIMELHHDIHHKSYVDGLNKAELALQEARKNNDFDLIKHWERELAFNGAGHYLHTLFWRVMSPKGGKPDSELLSEIQKSFGSFNQFKQQFTNAANKVEGSGWAILVWSPVSRRLEILQAEKHQNLSQWDIVPLLAIDVWEHAYYLQYENKRKQYIDNWWSIVNWNEVNKRFAKARQLTWKPF from the coding sequence TTGTCAGATAAACTTCTTGAATGGGGATATCTACTAAGAGATCGAGTCTTAGCTAGTAAAGCTCATGATCAATTGAAATCCCCCTTACTTCGTCAAACAGAAAAGTGGTTAGACGACATGCAACGTTCAGAAGAGCGTTTTGATGGTGACCAAGAAAAGGCATGGTATGAAGTAGCTCAAAACTTATATGATCAATGGCGAAACTTGCAAGAAAATACGACCTCCGTTCCAATCGGAGAACATACACTACCTCCATTGCCATACAAGTACAATGCACTTGAACCAGCAATTAGTGCAAGGATAATGGAGCTACACCATGATATTCACCACAAAAGCTATGTTGATGGATTAAACAAAGCGGAACTTGCCTTACAGGAAGCTAGAAAGAACAATGACTTTGACCTCATTAAGCATTGGGAACGTGAATTAGCTTTCAACGGAGCGGGTCATTATCTTCACACCTTATTTTGGCGTGTTATGAGTCCTAAAGGTGGAAAACCGGATAGTGAACTCCTATCTGAAATTCAAAAGAGTTTTGGCTCCTTTAATCAATTTAAGCAACAGTTTACGAATGCTGCAAATAAAGTAGAAGGTTCCGGCTGGGCAATCTTAGTTTGGTCACCTGTATCAAGAAGACTTGAAATTCTTCAGGCAGAGAAACATCAAAACTTGAGCCAATGGGATATCGTTCCCCTCCTTGCCATTGACGTATGGGAGCATGCTTATTATTTACAGTACGAAAATAAACGAAAGCAATACATTGATAACTGGTGGAGTATTGTTAATTGGAATGAAGTAAACAAGCGATTCGCGAAAGCTCGTCAATTAACATGGAAACCTTTTTAA